In Miscanthus floridulus cultivar M001 chromosome 8, ASM1932011v1, whole genome shotgun sequence, the sequence AGGAGGCTGTGCTGTACGAGACCCAAGGCGAGGGGCACGTCTACTTCATCGACAAAGCCGGAGGCGACGGCGAGAACGCGAAGATGGAGATGGCGGCCGTCGTGTCGTTCATCCAGCAGAGCAGCTAGGTATAGGATCCATCTGTGTCGTTCATCAAGCCAAGGCTTTTGTGGGATGCAATGCAATACTCTACTTTGCTTGGGTTATGTATTTCCATTTCTCCAAAGTGTTGTGCAGAGCAAATAATGATTCCATGCCCAATTGGAATGTTACGAGAGTTCCCCACGGTTGAGTCATGTTGTTCGTTGTTTCTTTATCGAAAGTTGCAGTGGTTATATGATTTTCCATTGAGAAATGGGGTCAGATGATGACGACGAAACGGGTCGGTGATCAAATCGGCAACAACCATGGTATTGGCACTACTGATGTAGTGTGACGGTGAACCATCGGTCGACAGCTACTCACTCGTCCTAAAAAAAAGCATACATCTCACTTTCGgagaaattaatttttttttaagttAGATATGTCTAGCCATTAACTGATTGATTTAGCCCCTCTCATGAACTGAATTTTTTTACGCATTTACACCATCTTATAGCTATATTTATACtgtcttattactatatttacaataatTTATTCAATGTAATTTATTGGACGTGTAATTTGGGGATAACACAAGACCTTAGACATATgccaaatttttaaaaaaaaaattacaaactTTTTCTATGGATTCCAAATACCGGAGTAATATatatcaaattgttcacaaatatcATCAAATTGTTCAACTCTcgcaactaaaaagaacaaagcgtggacactttttggtgcgacattccaacATGGGTCCATAGTCCTGCCCGTGCGATCCCATGAGTCGACGCTCGTACGCCCGTGCCCTCGTGACAAAAGGAAAGAGCTCAAAAGGAAACCTCGCTCCCGTGATTCGTCCGCCCGGCGGCAGTTTCGCTATACCACCGATCTCGCGTGGCCATCATTGCCATCGCGCGGGCGCCCTTATCCTCGCTCGCGCCCTCGCTCCACGCGCGACCGGCCACAGTCGTCCACATCTGCCACGCCCCCATCGTCGCCCTTAGCCCGCCGCGTCGCCATTCCATGGCATCCCCTTCCCCCACCCTATGGATCGGGCGGCGCCCCCAACCCCGCGACCTTCCCCCACCCTGATGcgcggccatggtggccctccccCACCCCCGACGACAGCAGCGGTGGCCTTCCCTCACTGTGACGGACGGGGCAGCAGGAGTCGACGGGCCGGTGGCGAGCATCATCGAGGCCGGTCGCCGGGGTACAAGAACAAGCCCAAGCCGCCACCGGTGGTCACGCGGGACGTGGATCACGCGGCGCCCATGCGGCCGCACATGCTCGAGATACCCAGCGGCGGAGCGCGCGGCGCCGTGGCATCGGGATCTGCGTGCTCGCGGGGACGGCCGCCGTTGCCGACGTCTCACTCCGCCACCCGGGACAAACAGGAGCCCTTTTGCTTCCTCTTTGCCACAATAGAAGGTGAGGCATGCGTGGTTGTATTTTCAATTTGTGCTCAGTGTACGATTAGTCACCGATTTAATATCCTTCAGTCCTTAAGTGAATCTCTCAATATATGAGTGTCGAGTTTCATTCATTTTTAGTGTTTTCCATTTCAGAGATTCAGTTATTATGAATAGTGTTTTCATTTTGTGCCTTTTCAATTTCAGAAATTACCTCAAACTGAAGCCCTAtgcttttttataaaaaaatcaaGGTATCCTGATCCCTAATTGTTAGAGTCGGATTACATTTTTGTTCTGCATTTCACGTATTGTAATTCAACAATGCATATGTTTACTTCCACATGCCATTTGTAGTTGGTTGATTTTGTCAGTTATGAAGAACTCAGATTCATTTTTAAATTCTTGGGTTAACAAAGACAGCTACTTGATACTTTACACATTGCCTTTAGAGTATGACTCACGGGTTATGGCATTGGAAGTAGATGAGAAACCTACATAGGATTACAATGACATTGGAGGACTTGGGAAACATGTAATTTGTTTTGTACAATTGATGCATAGACTGTTAAAGCGACACTATGGTTGAGTTTATACATTGCAAGCAGTAAAATGATGTTATGTTGTGACACCGATTCAAGAGCTTGTGGAAGCAATAGTGTTGCCAATGACACACAAAGATTGATTTCAGAAATTGGGTATTCATCCCCAAAGGTGTTCTTTTGTATGGACCACCACAAACTAATGCCACAGTTCTGAAAACTGGCTGTCCACAACTTATCCCGATAGGTAATTAAATTTATGAAATCAATATTTGTAACATCCCATTATTTTTATTTGAAATATACTAAAATATCATATAAATGCTAGGGCTCCTAAAACTAACCATTTTAGCATTTCACTTTTTTCAGTTAGCCTGATAAACAACTTGCAGTTTACAGAATTCATGCAGTGTGATTCTACACTGCAAACTCACTCTTTTCTTTTTGGGATGTATTCCTTTAGACATATTTAGTATCTCCATGCTGGGTGGTAATTGATGTTATATAGGATGATTATTAGCATCAGATTAGGATATATATTATTTGTCTGCAGTCAATTAATTTATACTTTTTTTGTTTCATTCTGCAGCGAAGTTAGCGGTGATAGAGAAGTGCAAAGGACAATGTTGGAATTGCTGAACCAGCTTGATGTATTTAGCGGTGATGAGAGGATAAAAGTTTGCATTGAACCTTCAACTTAATAGTTATTATTGTCTTGATGCTTTGGCTCAGGTTCTGTTCAATTGTGGTAAAAATACCTCTATTGATCGTGATATGAATGAAGGTCTGAGCTCTGATAAGGAAGTAGGTCGGTTAATATGAATTGATGCAAATTTTCATGTCATATGATTGCATAAAAAACACAACAAAACTGATTACTCAACCTTTACAAAAATAAATGTATTTTGTAgctgtaatttttttttgtttcatacAATATTTAGTACTACAGGCCAAGTTATTAACTAATCactataatattttttttaatttaggcTATTATAATGATGTTGTACACAATATTTTTTAATCTTATTCAATTTAGGTTGTGACTTCAGTGGCCAAATGTCTTCATATAATGTTCAAAACAATTGTTCTTGATTGGAGCAACAGAGCTACAAGCTCCGGTGAAAAAACCAGTCATGAAATGCCAAAGGGCAAAATCCTTAGTACTGCCTATGGGAAAAATCAAATATTTGATTTGTTGTATATGTCTTGTGCAGCGTTTGGTCTTGTAAATCAAGATATCAATCCAATTTGGTTTGACGTGGCGTGAGAAGGATTTAGGTATTGGCAGATCCATGTTATGCAAGATCATTTAGACTTGGCAGATCGTGTGGCAAGTTATGTTCACCTTTGCATACTGTACTGATGGCTCAAGTAATATATTCAGCAGTAATGGTCCATAATTACTGGAGGCATGTCTATATTCATCAAACATTTCTTTGGCTACTGTAGTCAACCCTAACTTCGTTTTTGTTGTACCGAGCCTTTTTGGTTGTGGTGTTATTGTTGGAGAGTATGATAGAACCCTCAAGAGTTTCCTATGTAAGTTACTGTATTTCATAGTTATAACGGCGTGAGTGCATAGGCTCTTTGTGTTAGTTTTTATATGAATTTGGTTTTCTATCAGTTGCGCTCATTTTCAGTATGGATGGCATTGTTTTTAAGTAGCATTGCGCTTTAGGAGTCTTGTGAATTTGAAATACATAATGTTTATTGACTTTACAAACTTGAACAGAAATACTTCGGTGCTGCATTGGGGAAGGGAAGAAATGCTGCAAAGACGCTtacaattttttattttgttcttAATGCTCTCTTTATTTCTTGTTCTTCTGTTGCGAATGCATAAAACATAATCAAATAAACATTTATTGCTTATTGTAACATAGCTATTTGCTCAGCAACATTGGCTAGAGTGGGAGCGCATCGTGAGGAGCCACGTAGCGCTAGAGCGGGAGGAATCCATGAGGTGGTCATAGATGCTTATATTAAACTGCTGAAGGCCCGGGAGAGTTTGAAAAAGAGGCCAGGAGGTACAATTATCTTGAAACTACGTGCTTAGTTGCAATCATGAAGCGGTATGCAGAAAAGGATGAGACCAATGAAGCCAATTACCCTAACCGTGGCACTTCACAGTGTCCTGGTTTAGTTCAAAGGGTGCTAGCCTACTTGAAGCATGACATGGTAGCATTTTTTTTAAACGATCGATTGGTCTTTCATTATCAATTTTTTATGCCTGGTAAAATGTTTATTGTTTGATTTGATAGGTGTTCTTCCAATAAATGTTACAAATACACATTGGTACCTTGCTGTTATAAACGCCGAAAAACGTGAGGTCCAGGTGCTAGACTCTTTGGGCAAGATGTTCAGACGTGCTGACCTCAATAAAATTGTGGGTATTTTTTAACACAGCTATTTgtacatattttatattttagaaATGTTAATTGGTTCGTTCTTCTATGAACAAATAGCGAGGTGGATTGCGGAAACAGATAGATTTCATATTGGAGGAGACAGGCCCGAAAGAGCACAAATGGCCCGAAAGACACACCCGCGCTGATGTATGTCAGATACACTCTTGGATTTACCTTGCAGTACACGGACGCAGTCAATGTACATATTTCTGGATGGAATGAGGATGTCTTCAAATAAAAATTCAGATGGGAAAAAAACATTGCCGATGACATAGATGGGTAACTAACTCAGAGTCACTATGgcttgcaataataatacctaCGATTTATCTATTTCTATATATCGCTGATCGTGAATCTTGCCATAGACACTTAATTGGATATCTTATTCTATAGTATATGTCTACGTGAAATAGACAAAaaaccacacatatttatacggtgagtataacactttgttttaagtttttgtgGAAGATTTTTCAAGAGACGTGGTATTATCCATGCGACATGCACTAATATGGACATATATACTCGAGCCTGTGTACAGGATGGTTGGAGATGCGACGGAACTTATTCGTgaatttattggcgcacgaaagaaatggatatcggagatttctttctgtcgttataaaacattatcttagacgCATCATGAAAATGCCTATAAAGTAGAGTTGGTAAGCCTATGatgccgcgctctccgtgactgttaattttacaaactttgctttttggattaactgtCACTTTAatgttgatatttaatttttacagtattgttatcttattatgcgatccgtgtatttttagtacaaATTGTTAGCTATTCTATAGCAACTTACAGACACGCTAACTAGTAAACTTATAAATTTACAAATGGAATAACAGAAGCAGAGAACAGAACTGGTAGCTCAAACCCCATTGCCCATGCAGTGTAAATAGTACGTCTAGAGACGACGATGAGTCACGCCTGTGTTACGTACGGTACGGAGACCATTTTCTTTCACCGTCATTTCATACATACTCCGTAACTGTAGCTCGTCTCTGCCTAGCTTGCTTTTGTTTACCTCGACATGACATGCCTAGCTAGCTCTACTGCCTGCTCGAAGGCACGCACGAGAGAGGCCGTGTAGCTGTCCCGAGCTCTGTCTCTCGGGCTCTCGGTCTCGGCCAGTTGGAGGACACAGGACAGAGGCAAAGATACGCCAGGAGGTACTCATCCACTGCGCGGCTGGACACTGCGCGTACAGGGGAAAATCGGTTGACGGGGAGGGCTAAATCAACCGGTTCATAGATAACCTTTCTGTTTAAGTTTGATAAAATGTAtataaaaatatactaacatttatgatgtaTAATAAGTAGCATTAGATTAAGCATAGagtatacttttataataaacttatttaagaATACAAATTTTGATACTATTTTCGATATTTCTAGTCAAATTTAAAAAAGTTTAACTCTCGAGAAGTGAGATATACGTTTATTTTTTTGGACGGAAGACCTAGAGAGTACTACATGCGTATAGACGCCCAAGAATCTGTTTGATACCAGAAATACTAAAAATTAGGACTATGTCATCCAAAGACGAAAACAGTGAGCCCAGCCCCTGGCACACAGCCCTCGCTCCCTCTTCTTGCTTTAGGGGATGTTTGGTTCGAGCTATAAAcaatttagtcacttttagtaactccatAGTTACTAAAGAGAACTAAAGTCTTTTTAGTAGCTTTTAATCATAACGTTtagttaaaaagttactaaaataACTAAAAACTATTAAATTTAGTAGGTAATAGGCGAACCAAAAGCCCTACTCTCCACCGGAGTGTGCCGCCGGAGCCCCGTGCGGCCATGATGACGACAGTAGTGGGGCAACAACTGCTCCTGTTGGTTGCTTCCCTCCCTATCGCGTTGGGCCAGATCCACGACGGGGGAGAAGCGAATCCGGTGTGCTGTAGTCCGCAACcgttgtttttcttgcgttcttCCTTGTGCGGGGTTCTAGCCAGTGGTTCGTCATTGAGCTAACGGTGGGCGTGGCCACAGTCTGCGTTCGTCCACAGGCCTGCTGGTGGGTGTAGTCATAGCTTTCCCTCTCTGGTGGAGGCGACCCGGAGATCGAGACGTGCGGTGGAGGAAGGTTGCAAGGGTGGTGCGTGGTGGTCGCCGGTGACTCAATCGGATCTAGCTCCGCTACAGGCAGGTCTGGCGTTTTCTCGCATAGATCTAGCACCCCTATGTTCGGAGCTTGCCATTGATAGTCACGATGGAGGCCACAAGGGTTGTCTTGATTGCCATTAAGTGCAAATTTTGACCATCAACCATTGGTGAATAAACAATAATAAAAGGGGTACAAACATGGTTTCATGCATGGTGCAGAGGCAAGGCCGCCGGAGCACCCGGACGCTGGTGTAGCAACTTTGTATTTGGAGAAGCGCTCGTAGTCATGCCTTGAGAATGTAGGTAAATGGCCAAACCTCGTTAAAAATATTGTGCCTCTTTATTGTTGCCGCTTGTCTATTTTCTTCTATATTTTTTACGGGATTGCTATCTCTTGCCCATGTGTTTCTTTTGTTGGTAGCACACGATTTTTTGCTGCGTTCATCTGGCGATGGAGGGCTGGGAGCCACTGCTACTGTTTGTATTTTGAAAGTCGCGCCGGGTATCCGATGGGTCGCgtggctccctctctccctctgtcCCAGAGCTCCGAAAAGGAGGAATAAAGAACTCTCCATTTCCCCACTCGCTCCCTCTCTCCCGCTCGTTAGTGGGAGTGTGCGTGCGGGGCTACTAGCGCCGCTAGGGTTTCCGCGAGCACATCGCCGCCCGGCCGCGGGCGATCTGGGGCTCGATCCGGCGCCCGCCCTGACTCGGGTTCGCGGGGCGAGGGCATGGAGTCATCGCTGCGGATGCTGCGGGGCTTCGCGCTGCAGCGCCACGAGCAGCGGGTGGACCGGGACCGGGACCGCTGCCGGggccactccaccgccgccgccgccacggcggcGGACGAGCTCCTCGCGGCTGCCCAGGTGTGTGGACCTTGCCTCTCCCTTTCGCTTCGTGGGCGAGCGAGCGAGCCGGGTGGGTGGGTCAGTCTGTTGCGGGTGTGGAGATCTCGCGGGGGAGCTCCGGTTCCGCTTCTGGTTTTCCGCAGCAGCCATCACGGGTTGATGGATTCCGCGCGATTGGTTTTGATGGCCGGTTTGTAGTTCGGTTGTTGGTGTGTGAGAGTGTGGAGCATCGTCGCCGTGGGGATTGCATAAGAAATTCTAGTGTCCGGATCTGTGCTCAATTTCACAACACACGGTTGGATGTCGTTGGGATTCCACGGGGAGGAATGAGCTTTGCTTTGGGGTTGTTTCCTGGTGCGGTGGGAATCGTCCGCTCACATTTGGTTTAGCATAGTCTTGAGAGAGAATTTCCTTTGATCTGCTAGTGGCGTGATTTCAGCTCAACTTCTGTGGTTACTTGGCAGAGTCATGTTTGCTTTGGTTTTCATTGGGAAGCATTTTCTCCTGTTCAATGAGGTGGTAATCGAGTGATTATCATGCATCGATGCTTGTGTGTGGTGTCGCTTTGGTGGGAGATGCATTTATGCATTTGGCAGGTCTTTCTGCACTAGTGTAGTGGGGGCAGCAGCAGAACTCGTGATACTTCTGAATTCCTTATAGTAAATGAAAGTCGCATTTTGCCCAATTGGGACCTTGTCTAATCTAGTTGGATCTGACAAATGGGTGCCCCATTCCCAATCAGTTTGTCCACAAGTCTTCAATTGTTCAAAATTGAACTATTTTGTGTGGGTGTCTTAAAAACAAAAAGCAATGATAACCTAGCCCTGCTGTTTACCAGCTGTATAGGTTCATCAGAATACCATAATGGATGATGTTAAAACTTCTCTTGGTTCAAGTTCTGGGTCTGCTTCCTGCTAGTTTTGTTCTGAATTGTTGCTTTCTTTGACAGGATATGACAGATATGAGGAGCTGTTACGATAACTTGCTTTCTGTTGCTGCAGCAATTGCAAATAGTGCATATGGTAATTTTCCTGTCTAAAGCCCCCCATCTTCCCGAGACCCTTAATTAAGTCCATTTTTCCCCTTATATATGTCCAATGGCATTTCATGGAAATATTAGTTATTGGCTATGTTTTCTTTTATGTTTATTACTTAGGTTTGCACGTTGTTTTTTAATATAAAATAGCAATCGCCCATCTCTCTAAAGATCACGCTGAACGTATTTAGAACATATTTCTCCTAATGATTTACTTAATCAAGCAGGAAATGCAAATCTTAAACACCTTAATTTCACCTAGCTGATATTGTGTTTGTGTAACCTCACTTCATTTGTATTTGTGAAATATTAACGTATAGATGGCGTTATATGCAGAGTTCTCTGAAGCACTTCAAGAAATGGGAACTTGTTTGCTTAAAAGAGTTATTACACCAAATAAGGATGGAATAAATGGTAATTATGTCAtgtcttgttttttttctttgtgaACATGCttgttttggtaattgatggcaaTGCATGTGCATCATTATAATGCTTATTCTAGATTATGATAGATTATTGTCATTAAACTCattagaagggcaggcctggtgcagcggtgagagctgtctcactgagtcaccaggtcgcgggtttgaagcagcctctccgtagattttgcgggggaaggcttgcctcggtttttttctttcccagaccccactcatgtgggagcctccggcactaggTCTGTCCTTTTTTTTATTGTCATTAAACTCATTATCCTGAGGGTTTCAAAGCTATTAACTTGATATTCAGAAAGTCTTATACCAATGCCTGTATGGGGTCTCATGTCTATATAAGTTTTGGAGTCTCTTTTACAAATTTCCAGTCCTTTTGTAAAGTGGTGCAATTACTCTAGAAAAGGTATTTGGGTTTGGATGATACTGTTAATCCTCTTGTGATTGTTTGtcacaaaaaggaaaaaaaatgccATGTTACAAAACTTAGTTGAATAACCTCATGGTCTTGGATCTGCCGTTAGGCTCttcaaggaggatgagagtgagttaaccaaaaataaaattacacTAGACATCTTCACTTCTGGTCACTAgactgtcttattaagaaaaaaaagaagacaaaGAAATATAACAAAGAAATATTTGTCTTTGTTTTTCTATAGTAAAAATTGTATTCTGTTAATTGTGATTGTGCCAGCACACACCTAGGACCTTCCTTGTTCTAAAATGTAGCTAATAATGGCATAAATGATCCTGTGATTTCAAATAGATGTTCCCCATCTCTTTGTTTTGCAGACTAACTCTTAAATATTAAGTCTTAAGTCACCATAGTGACCATTTGTCTTTATACTATGTGAGGGTGATCATGTAAGACTGTACCTTTTTCTATACTAGGTAACAGAAACCGACTTTCTATGTCCCAGTTTGTGAATCCTGGTTATTTTTGTGAAATGTTGCCAAAACTTCTTGTTCAAGTTCCAATTTGCATGCTTAGTGATATCGATATTACTCTAATGAATACAGAAAATGGCATCGGATTTCCTGGATAACTACATTGTCCTGGCCGTTGGAAGAGTTGGCTTAAGTACTGATTTGATTTCCGAGAGAGCTGAGTTTGTGCAGGAGGTAGATAAAAGAAGCTACCTGATGGATCTTCTTCATGCACAAAGAGATACAGGAAAGGTAATAATTCACTATCAGTTTTTTGTTCTCATAGTTTATATTTGTGTACTCATTTTCTTGTATCTTTTCTGTTGTACTAAACTCTCATGCTTGTCCTTGTGGAAACCAAGAGGGGTGCTAGATTATGATTCTTGCATCTTTTAACTGTATGTTGCATATACTATACAAGAAAGCTGTGTTTAGTATCCATTTCTTGATTGCAGATCTATAAGTAGTAAATTGCAATCAGCAATAATGTAAATTGCAAGTATCGGGCACCGCAATTGTAGTTCTGAGCGTATGCAATATGCTGGTGTTGAACCATCCAAATATTGATCTTGGTCAGTCCCCATGCTTCTTTCGTTTGCCTATATTTGTTACACCATTTGTAGGTGCTTACTACATCTAATCTATATATTTATCCCTCAAATTTTGAAGCTAGGAAATAAAGCTTCACTTGTGTGTGTGGTTAATGGAGGAGAATGGATAATACTTTATCTATATTCATGACAAGCAGCCAACTCCCAATAGTGTATGATGTCATCAAGTTCAATTATTTGGCTTGGTTGTTACTATTCTTCTTGTTGGTTTGTAAATAAATATGAGCATCCTGTCAACTATCGACTGTGTTCGATATTCTGTATTTTGTAAGATAACATTCATAAAATTTTTTACTTCAGAAGATAAATATGTCAGATATTTTTCTTGTCTGTTCTGCTTGAAGCTAAAACAACAACATTTTGGTGTGTTCGGTATATTAGTCTTTGTCTGTCCATCCATTTTCTCATCTTAATGCTTCAGCTGATCTGGCTTTGCTTGGTTATGTGCAGCTTCTGTAGGAGTGTCCTTGTGCTATGTTATATTCTACTTTGCTGTGACACAGACTTTAACCCTTATTGAATGGTAATATAAGCCTCTATAGGAGTGTCAAGTGCCAACTTTGTTCTACATGATTAGGTTATCTGTATAAAACTGCTATATATTGGAACATTGTTAGAATGTCATTTACTGATATTTGGGTAATTGTACTTATCACTCTATCTGTACTACTTGGAGTTTCATAATTGCAATCACCGATAATATAAATTGCAGATATTGGGCACTGCAGTTGTAGTTCTTAGCATATGTAATTTTAGATCTAGGCATATTTTAATTTAAGGTTTGTAACATCCTGCTCATTACAAGTCATCCTTGCTGGCTTTACCAATGTTGTGCATGTCTGCTTTATTTCCTAGTAGCAGTAGGTGCTGATGATGAATGCAGCTTTGGTTTCACTGCCTCACTAGGTTCTCAGGACCACACTACATCTTTCCTGTGAACCCTATTTGCTTTAGAAAACTGACAGTAAGCGAAAGGTATCTATTTGTCTTCCTTGATTTTTTAGGTTAACACCAGCGGATAGTTTATTGATCTGGCTGAGATGGTGGGTCGAGTTGATTTTAACAAGACAGTTGAATACTTGCAGTAGGACAAGTGGACTGGTTGGTTTCCTGTCAAGTGGCACATTATGAAGGACATTCCTAACAGCTTGTTGAAGCACATCATTCTTGAGTATAATGAAAACAAACCAGTTACTAACAGCAGACACACGCAGGAGGTGAGTTAAGTTGCTTTCAGTTTTTCTCTTGTTTTATCAGTTTCTCCACTGATTGTTGATGGTTTCACATTGTAGTAGAAATTCTTGATATGCATGAATCAGGAAGTCAGTACTCTCTTAAGATAAATGGAAAATTGCTATGTCTAACTCTTTTAATGTTGCGGTAGCTAAGTTTTCCCATATTTTTTCATGGTGTCTGCAGGTTATCTGTCTAACTCTTTTAAGTGTTAtctgtgatttgtgccaacacatttcATTTTTGTTTATTGTGgtttgtgatttgtgccagcacAGACATTGCCCTTgtcttttcatagaaaaaaaattgttatttgtgatttgtgccaacacatttcatttctgtttattgtgatttgtgatttgtgctagcgcGGACAataatttttgtccttgtccttccatagaaaaaattgttaTTTATGATTTGTGCCAACGTATTTCATttctgtttattgtgatttgttcCTGATGTCGTAGTGAATTCATCATGCAGGCAGCGTCTTGAGGCAGTTCTGCTAGTTCTGCTAGGACTAGTAAAAGAAGGTGAGGAACAGCTGCAATAATGTGGTGGTTTGGTTGTTTTTGTTTTGGTTCACAATTTTGTTGTTCTGAATCACTCAGTCTGCTAAACATGCAGGCAGTGTCTTGAGGCACAAAGTGCAGTTCACCTGGAGTAACCATGAGGATAATGCCGAGGTATGTATGTCCAGCCCTGAATTTCGTGAACTTGCTGTTGTTTTTGTTACTCCAAACCAGCTATGTAAATTCATCACTCTTTTTATGTACACATTCTGTGCTGTTTAATTGTACTGTGAGCAGGCTCCACATTCATGAGCTGGATTCTGTATTCATATACATATACAGTATAATTACATTAACAACATGTAGTATTTTCACTATTTGAAACATGCAATTTTCATGTtcttgttttgtaatttttgaagATCATAATCATTGTGTATTTTTTTCACCGAGAACATCTCATTATGTGTGAGTAAATATTTTGTTTCATAGTAATTTCATCGATATAATGCATTACACTTAATCATTTTTTCATGTTCTTTGGATGCTATGCTGGAAAgatggtgtcatttgtttttgaACTCATTCCCCGTCTAGTTTGGTGAGTGCCTTTGGTTGGTGTTGGTCATCAAATTGATTGTAAAACAGGTGTTGATGAGATTGATTGGCGCTGATGAAACCATATACTCGAATTTCGTGGATACATTGCATTGGTTAGAAAACACAGATGTACTAGAAATGATTGTGGATAAATTTAGCTCATCAGTAAGTACACTTGATCACTCAGTAACATAGTGTTATACGACATTTGTTGGGGACTAAACCATGTCATTATTAAGCTTTGGTGTGTGTAGAGTGTGTGGGTGTTTGGGTTCTTGTCCTATATTTTCTTCTTAATAATAATGAACCGCAGCTCTCCTACGTTTTCGCGAAAAATGTCATTATTATGCTATACTTGCAGTGGTtatggaggttggtttgttgtctCAGTAGAATTCATatgttttttgatatatttctagTAAAAGGCTCATATCTATGTTGCCTTGATCAAACAGGACTCTCCTGAAGTGCACTGTAACTTGTATATTTCTTCCTGACCGTTGGCTAATGTTTTATGCTACAGCCATCCAACTTCTCTTCGTGGGAGGGATAGCGATGATGACGACTT encodes:
- the LOC136473182 gene encoding uncharacterized protein At2g33490-like, producing MESSLRMLRGFALQRHEQRVDRDRDRCRGHSTAAAATAADELLAAAQDMTDMRSCYDNLLSVAAAIANSAYEFSEALQEMGTCLLKRVITPNKDGINENGIGFPG